A window of Variovorax paradoxus genomic DNA:
CTGCGGCAGCTGTTTTTTCGCATCGGCCAACGTCTCGCGCATGCGCTTCCCATTCCCCCGTGTAGCACGCTCGGCGAACTCGAAGCCGAGTTCAACGCGCGCTGGGACAGCATCGACTGGGGTTTCAGCACCCTGAGCGAAGACGCCGACTGCCTCTTCATCACCCACGCCTGCAGCCCGATCGCCACGGCCTTCGGACCCGAAGCCACGGACTGGAGCGTCGGCTTCTTCGAAGGCATCTACCAGGCCTGGTTCGATTCGCAGCGCATGCCGTCGTCGCTGCGGGTGCAGGCATTTCCGCCGGACGCGCAGGCCGGCCACCGTATCGACCTGCGTCTGTCGAAGGCGCAAGCATGAGCCAGGACGAACCGACCCCGGAAGACATCGCCGGCCTGTTCCGCAAGTTCGGTGGGGATGCCCACGACTACAAGGAATTCGCTCCGCCGGAAGCAGAAGAAGAGGCGCCGCGCGCCTGGCCGCTGCTGACGGGCGCGAAGATCGAGCGCCCGGCCGCCCCGGCCCCTGCGCCCTTCGTGGCCGCGCCCGTCCAAGCCGTGCCCCCGCCGCCGTTCGCCGCTGCGCCGCAACCCAGGGTCGAGCCGGTGCTTCGCCCCCTGCCCCCGATCCCGGCGCCCGCCCCGTTGGCCGCTCCGGCGCCAGCGCCATCAGCGCCGCTCCTCGCGCGCACGCCGTTCGCTCCGCCTCGGGCTCAGCCGCCGGTGGCACAGCAGCCCGCCACTGGCAACGAGACCGCGCCGACCCCGCTTTCGCAGTTGTTCGCACGGCTGGCGGCGCCGCAGCCGCCCGCCGCCCCGCCGGGCCCCATGTCGCGCTGGCGAAGGCCGACGTGACGATGGTTGTCATCCCCGTCATCTCCTCCAAGGGCGGTGTAGGCAAGACCACCATCGCCGCCAACCTGTGCACCGCGCTCGCCTCGCGCGGGCAGCAGGTGCTCGCCATCGACCTCGATCCGCAGAACGCCCTGCGCTTTCACATCGCCAGCGACCCGCATGCCTGCGACACCGGACTGGTCGAGGCCGCCACCGGCATGATGCCGTGGGCGCGCGCGATCCGTGCCGCGCACGGCGGCGTGATGCTGCTGCCCTTCGGCGACGTCGATGACGAGCGCCAGATCACCTTCGAGCACCAGCTCTCCCGCCATCCGCTGTGGCTGGCCGAGACGCTGGCGCGTTTTTCGCTGCCCGACGGCACGCTGGTGCTGCTCGACACGCCGCCCGGCCCCACGGTCTACCTGCAGCAGGCGCTGCGCGCGGCCAACATCTGCGTGATCCCGGTGCTGGCAGATGCCGGCTCGTTCGCCACGCTGCCGATCATCGAGCGCCTGGTCGACAAGTACTGCCGCCCGCGTGCCGACTACGCCGGCAGCGCCTACGTGGTCAACCAGGTCGACCCCGGCAAACGGCTGAACCACGACGTCTTCGAAATGCTGCGCCAGCGGCTGCGGCCCGAACTGCTCGGCATGCTGCACCTCGACCAGTCGGTGCCCGAGGCACTGGCGTCGGCGGTGCCGGTGCACCGCTACGCGCCCATGAGCCAGGCGACCCAAGACATTGCCTCCTGCGCCGAGCACCTGCTCGAGCGAATCGCCGCTGCCCGGCAGGCGCCCCGTTCCATGGAATCGACACGATGAACAGCGCCCCCCCTTCCGCGCCGCCGCCACCCCGGCCAGCCCCCGCGCTCCTGCGCCTGCTGCCGGTGCGCATCATCGGCTGGCTGGTCGCACTGGCGATCCTGCCTGCGCTGATCATCACGCCGATGACCTTCCAGCAGCAGATCGTGCTGTCGGTGGGCATCTTCGTGGCCGCGCTGATCACCAATCGCATCAAGGGCCGCTTCGCGAGCCTGGTGCTGATCTTCATGTCTGTCATCGTGTCCTCGCGCTACACCTACTGGCGCGTGACCGAGACCATGTTCATGGACAACCCGGTCGACTTGGTGCTGGGCATCGGGCTGCTGATGGCCGAGCTGTACGCCTTCGTGGTGCTGCTGCTGGGCTATGTGCAGACCGCCTGGCCGCTGGAGCGCAAGCCGGTGCCGCTGCCGGAAGACCCGGCCGAGTGGCCGACCATCGACCTGTTCATTCCCACGTACAACGAGGCGTTGTCGGTGGTGCGCTCCACCGTGCTGGCCGCGCAGTCCATCGACTGGCCGCGCGACAAGATCAAGATCTTCGTGCTCGACGACGGCCGGCGCGAGGAATTCCGCGTGTTCTGCGAGGACGTGGGCGTGACCCACGTCACCCGCGACAACAATCGCCATGCCAAGGCCGGCAACATCAATGCCGCGCTGAAGAACACCACGGGCGAGTTCGTCGCCATCTTCGACTGCGACCACATTCCCACGCGCTCGTTCATGCAGATCGCCATGGGCTGGTTCGGGCGCGACCCGAAGCTGGGCATGGTGCAGCTGCCTCACTATTTCTTCTCGGCCGACCCCTTCGAGCGCAACCTCGACACCTTCGGCACGGTGCCGAACGAAGGCGAACTGTTCTACGGCCTGATCCAGGACGGCAACGACCTCTGGAACGCCACCTTCTTCTGCGGCTCGTGCGCGGTCCTGCGCCGCACCATCGTGGAAGAAGTGGGCGGCATCGCGGTGGAAACCGTGACCGAGGACGCCCACACCGCGCTCAAGATGCACCGCCGCGGCTACAGCACCGCGTAGTACCTGGCGCTGCCGCAGGCCGCGGGCCTGGCGACCGAAAGCCTGTCGGGCCACGTGGGCCAGCGGATTCGCTGGGCACGGGGCATGGCGCAGATCTTCCGCATCGACAACCCGCTGTTCGGCCGCGGCCTGCACTGGGCCCAGCGCCTGTGCTATGTGAACGCGATGCTGCACTTCCTGTACGGCCTGCCGCGCCTCATCTACCTGACGGCGCCGCTGGCGTACCTGTACTTCGGCGCGAGCGTGATCCACGCCTCGGCGTCGATGATCTTCGCCTTCGCGCTGCCGCACATCCTGCACGCCAACCTGACCAACAGCCGCATCCAGGGCCGCTTTCGCTACCTGCTGTGGAACGAGGTCTACGAGGCGGTGCTGGCCTGGTACATCTTCCGCCCGACGCTGGTGGCGCTGATCAACCCCAAGCTCGGCAGCTTCAACGTGACGGCCAAGGGCGGCCTGATCCAGCAGGAGTACTTCGACACCACCATCGCCAAGGCGAGCCTGGTGCTGCTGGCGCTGAACTTCGTGGGCGTGTGCCTGGGCGCGTGGCGCCTGACCTGGGTCGATCCGCAGAACATCGCCACCGTGTGGCTGAACTTGGCCTGGACCGTCTACAACCTGATGATTCTGGGCGCCTGCGTGGCGGCGGCCAACGAGTCGCGCCAGCTGCGCGGCGCGCACCGCGTGGAACTCAACCTGCCGGCCACGCTGTACTTTGCCGACGGCCGCTCGCTGCGCTGCAACACCTTCGACTTCTCCAGCGGCGGCCTGGGCGTGGAACTGCCCAGCGACCTGAAGCTCGACCTGGAAACCCCGGTCGAGGTGGCGCTGTACCGCAACGACCAGGAATCGCGCTTTGCGTCCACGGTGCGTTTCAGCAGCGGCAGGCGGGTGGGCCTGCGCTTCGCGCCGATGAGCTTCGCGCAGGAACGCGCGCTGGTGCAGTGCACGACCGCGCGCGCCGACATCTGGGCCGCCCGATGGGGCAACCACCCGCGCGTGCCGATCTACCGCGTGCTCGGCCACCTGATCAGCATCAGCGGCACCGGCTTCAGAGACATGTTCAGCCATTACTACCGCGCCACCGTTTCCAGGTTGCGTCCCGCCAAAGCGAAGGAATCCACGTGACGATTTCCCAGTTCGCGCATCGTCGCGTCGTACCCAGCGCCATGGTGGCGATCGCACTTGCGACCCTTTCCGTGACCGGCGGCACATCGGCACAACCCAGGCCGCCCGTGGCCCCCGCCCCCGCCGCCCCGGCACCCGTGCTGCCGGGCGCGCCAGCGACCGTCGCGCCGGCAGCCGCCGTCAACGCCACGCCCATCGCCGGCGCGGTGCGCGAGCTCAACCTCACGCAACTGGGCATCGACTACGCGATTCAGCTGCGCGGCATCAGCGGCACCGTGGGCATTCCGTTCAACGTGCGCGCCGACGAGCTGGTCACGGCCGCGTCGTTCAAGCTGAACTACGCCTATTCGCCCTCCCTGATTCCCGAGCTTTCGCACCTGAAGGTGACGGTCAACGACGTGCTGGTGGCCACGCTGCCGGTGAACCGCGCCGACGCGGGCAAGCCCCAGACGGCCGACATTCCGATCGACCGGCGCCTGATCACCGAGTTCAACCGCATCAACGTCGAGCTGATCGGCCACTACACGCGCGAGTGCGAAGACCCGGCGCACACCAGCCTGTGGGCGCGCGTCGATGCGTCCAGCACGCTGAAGCTCACGGTCTCGCCGCTCAAGCTCACGAATGACCTGGCGGCGCTGCCGCAGCCCTTCTTCGACCGCCGCGACGTGCGGCGCGCCCGCATTCCCTTCGTCTTCGGCGGCGCCGACACGGCGCCGATGCTCGAGGCCGCGGGCGTGCTGTCTTCGTGGTTCGGCTCCCTGGCCGACTACCGTGGCGCGACCTTCCCTGTGTCGCACGGCGATCTGCCGGCGGGCCACGCGGTGGTGTTCGTCACGCCCGAATCGAACATTCCCGGCCTCACGCTGCCTTCCATCCAGGGCCCTTCGCTGGCCGTGGTCGACAACCCGCAGGACGCCTCCGGCAAGCTGCTGCTGGTGATGGGCCGCAACCCGGCCGACATCCGCACCGCCGCCGCCGCGCTGGCACTGAACAGCAAGGCTTTCGCGGGCGCGCAGGCGGCCGTCACCGCCTTCCAGGAACCGCCGGTGCGCAAGCCTTATGACGCGCCACGCTGGGTGCCGAGCGACCGTGCGCTGCAACTGGGCGAACTGGCCACGGCCGGCGAGCTGTCGGTGACGGGCTACAACCCCGACGTGGTCCGCGTGAACCTGCAGCTGCCGCCCGACCTGTTCACCTGGCGCAGCCGCGGCATTCCGCTCGACTTGCAGTACCGCTACACGCCGCGCGTGCGGCCCGACCAGTCGACGCTGAACGTCAACGTCAACGACAACTTCGTGGGCGGCCTGCCGCTGCGCTCGGCCAACCCGGCCGGCGACCGCTGGTGGAACCCGCTGGCCGTGAAGCTGATGCCCGACGGCACGCTGGCCGAGCACAAGGAAGTCATCCTGCCACCGCTGGCCATGGGCCCGCGCAGCCAGCTGCGCCTGCACTATTACTTCGAACCCGTGGGCGGGCGCTGCGTGCCGCAGCTGGACAACGTGCGCGGCGCGATCGACCCGACCTCGAAGATCGACGTGTCGGGCTTCCCGCACTTCATCGCGATGCCCGAACTCGCGGCCTACGCCAACGGCGGCTTCCCGTTCTCGCGCATGGCCGACCTGTCGGACACCGCGGTCGTCCTGCCGGACCAGCCCAGCGACACCGACACCGAGACTTATCTCGGTCTGTTGGGCCAGATCGGCCGCTCCACCGGCTACCCCGCGCTGCGCGTGAAGGTGGGCCGCTCGGCCGAGGCCGGCCAATGGGCCGACAAGGACCTGCTGGTGATCGGCAATCTGCAGAGCCAGCCGCTGTTCACGCAGTGGGCCGACAAGATGCCGCTCAAGCGCAACGGCAACGCGCCCGAGCTCAAGCTGAACAGCTGGATCGACAACGCCATCGACTTCGTGATCGGCGCGCGCACCCGCGAAGACTTGCCGGGCAGCATGCAGATCGCGGTGAGCGACGACGGCCGCGACGCGGTGCTGGCGGGCTTCGAGTCGCCGCTGCGCAGCGGTCGCAGCGTGATCGCCGCCATCACCAACCCCGATTCGAAGGAAGCGCTGCTCAACGCGCTGATGACGCCCGACCTGCTCAAGCGCGTGCAGGGCAGCATGACCATCGTGCGCGACACGCAGGTCAACAGCGTGCTGGGCGGCGACACCTATTACGTCGGCCGCCTGCCGCCGCTGACCTGGCTGCAATGGAACCTGTCGCGCAGCCCGCTGATCCTGGCGGCGCTGGTCATCGTGCTGGCCCTGCTGGGCGCGGCGGTGTCGTATGCGGGCCTGCAGATCCGGGCGCGCCGCCGCCTGTCGGTCAACAAGTCCAAGTAACTCGCCCATGCGACGTTCGCCGACTTCCCGCCCCCCCGACAGCCCCCTGGCGGGCCGCCGCAGCCTGCTGGCGGCCGCCGGGCTCGCGCTCGCGCTGCCGAAGATGGCGAGTGCAGCGCCTGCCGCAACCACCGTGGCACAGGCGCCCGCTCCCGCCCCTGCGCCGGCACCCGCATCGAATGCAGCCGCGACACCTGCAGCAGCCACCTGCCACCCGGCCACCGACTGGGCGGCCTTCGCGGCGCGCCACATCCAGCCCGACGGCCGGGTGATCGACTTCAACACCGCGCAGCAGCAATCGACCTCCGAAGGACAGTCGTACGCGCTGTTCTTCGCGCTCGTGCACAACGACCGCGACATCTTCGCCCGCGTGCTGGCCTGGACCGAAGCCAACCTTGCCGGCGGCAGCCTCGCCAAGCAGCTGCCGGCCTGGCAATGGGGCCGCAAGCCCGAAGGCGGCTGGGGCGTGCTCGACGCGAATGCGGCATCGGACTCCGACCTGTGGATCTCCTACGCGCTGATGGAAGCCGGCCGCCTCTGGAACGACAACCGCTACCGCACGCTCGGCCGCAGCCTGCTCGCGATGGTGGTGCGAGACGAAGTGATCTCGCTGCCCGGGCTCGGCCGCATGCTGCTTCCCTGGCCCAAGTCGGTGGCGAGCGGGCCGCAGTGGCGGCTCAACCCGAGCTACATGCCGCTGCAGCTGCTGCGCTACTTCCAGCAAGCCGACCCGACCGGGCCCTGGCATGAGGTCACCGACAACACGCTGCGCATGTTCGGCGGCGTCACGCCCAAGGGCTTCGCGCCCGACTGGTGCGCCTGGTCGCAGGACGCGCGCGCCTTCGTGGCCGATCCGCAGAAGGGCGTCACCGGCAGCTACGACGCGATTCGCGTCTACCTCTGGGCGGGCATGCTGTCCGACAAGGACCCGGCCCGCAAGATGCTGCTGGCGCAACTGCGCGGCCCCCGGCTGCTGCTGGCCGACAAGCAACCCGTGCCCGAATACGTCGACACCGTGACCGGCGTCGTGCGCGGCATGGCGCCGCTGGGTTTTTCCGGCGCGCTGCTGCCCTACCTCAAGGCGCTGGACGAGACCGACGCGCTCGCCACGCAGGTCGCCCGCGTGCCCGGCGGACGCGCCGCCCTGCCACCGACGGCGACCACCTCCGCCGCCGCGCCGGCGCCCTTGCCTTACTACGAGCAAGTGCTGCTGCTGTTCGGCCAGGCGTGGCTCGACGGCCGCTATGAATTCGGCCGCAACGGCCAACTGCAAACATCATGGAGAACGCTATGCCGTCCCAATCGACCGGCCTGAAGCCGAAGCGTCCCCCCTCCTTCCGCACCCAGCAATGGCTGGCCTGCATCGGCATGCTCGCCGCACTGGGCACCGGCGGCCAGGCCTTCGCGCAAGCCGACGCCAACGCGGCGCTCATCGAACAGGGCAACTACTGGCAGGCCCAGGGCCGCGCCGACCTGGCCGAAGAGAGCTGGAAGAAGCTCTTGAGCGTCAACCCGCAATCGGCCGACGCGATGTACGGCATGGCGCAGGTCGAGCTGTCGCGCAATAACGCCGAGCAAGTCCGCACCTGGACCGCCCGCCTGCGCACCGCGCACCCCAACGATCCTCGCGTGGCGCGCCTGCAGCAGCAGGCCCAGCAGCCCGGCCAGCAAGGCGGCACGCTGCAGCGTGCCCGCGCCGCCGCGCGCGCCGGACGTTCCGGAGAGGCGGTCGAGCTGTACCGCAGCCTGTTCGACAACCGGCCGCCGCCGGAGGCCGTGGCGCTGGAGTACTACCAGGCGCTGGCCGGCACGCCGCAGGGCGTCAACGAAGGCCTCAAGGGCCTCGAGCAACTGGTGAAGGACCATCCGGACAACACCAGCTACCGGCTCGCGCTCGCGCAGCAGAAAACCTACAGCGAGCCGACGCGCCGCGCGGGCATTCGCGAGCTGGTCGAGCTGACCAAGCAGCCCGCGGTGGCCACTGCAGCACGTGCTGCCTGGCGGCAGGCGCTGATCTGGCTCGACGCACGCGCGCCCGACATTCCGCTCTACCAGGACTACCTGAGCAACAACCAGAGCGACGCCGCCGTGGCCGCGCGCCTGGAGACGCTCACCACCGCCAAGACGGCCGCGGCGAACGCACCCGACATTCCGGTCGGTGAAGGCTTCAAGGCGCTGGAGCGCGGCGACGCCGGCACCGCCGAGCAACGCTTCCAGCAGGCGCTGCGCACCAAGGCCGACGACACCGAGGCCCTGGGCGGCCTGGGCCTGGTGCGGATGCGCCAGGAGCGCTTCGGCGAAGCGCAGGAACTGCTGGAGCGCGCGGTTCGCGCCGGCGCAACCAAATGGAATTCGGCACTGCAAAGCGCCAATTACTGGGTGCTGGTCGGGCAGGCACGCGCCGCCCAGGGCAAGAACGACCTGCGCGGCGCGCAGTCGCTGTACGAACGCGCGGTGCGTATCGACCCGCGCGAACCCGTGGGCCAGAACGCCTTGGCCGACCTGCGCGCCGCCGCCGGCGACTTTGCGCAGGCCGAGCAAGGCTACAAGCGGGTGCTCGAAAGCCGCCCGCAGAACACACAGGCGCTGCGCGGGCTGATCTCGGTGTACGGCCAGACCGGCCGTCCCGACGAAGCGCTGGCGCTGTCGCGCCGCCTCACGCCCGAGCAGGCCACGCAGATGGGCGGCCTGCGCGACATCCAGGTCGAGCAGGCGCGCAACCGCGCCCGCCAGCAGGCCGATGCCGGCGACGCGGCCGGCGCCCAGCGCACGCTCGAAGACGCGATGCTCGCGGCGCCCGACAGCCCGTGGGTGCGCCTCGACCTCGCGAACATCTACCGCAAGCAGGGCATGGTCTCCGAAGCGCGCGGCGTGATGGAAGGGCTGCTGATGTCGCAGCCCGACATGCCCGACGCGCTGTACGCCAGCGCCCTGCTCGCTTCCGAAACCGGCGATTCGGCGGCCGGCATCCAGTACCTGGAGCGCATTCCCGCCGGCTCGCGCACCCGCGACATGGCCGCGCTGCAACGGCGCCTGTGGGCGCAGTCGCAGGCCGCCCGGGCACTGGCGCTCGCGCGTCAGGGCCAGGTCGATGCCGCGCGCGGCGTGCTGGCCCAGGCCGAATCGGCGCTGAGCGCCGACATGCCGGCAGAACTCTGGGGCCAACTGGCAGGCGCCTATGCCGAGATCGGCGACGCGCCGCGTGCGCTGGCCATGAGCCGCCAGCTGCTCGCGCGTTCGCCCACGCCGAGCATCGGCGACCGGCTGCTGTACGCGTCGGTGCTGCTCAAGACGAAGCAGGACATCGAACTGTCGGCCGTGCTGCGCCAGCTTGCCGGCGTCAACATGACGGCCAGCCAGCGCAACGACTTCGACAGCCTGCGCATCGCCTTCGCGCTGCGCCAGACCGACGCGCTGCGCGAAGCCGGCAACCTCGAGGCCGCCTACAACGCGATGGCCCCGGTGCTGGCCGAGCGCCCGAACGATCCGCAGGCGATGGCCGCGCTGGCCCGCCTGTACTCGGCGGCACGCGACGAAGGCCAGGCGCTGGCTCTGTACCAGCGCATCCTGCAGCGCAACCCGACCGACCTCGACACGCTGCTGGCCGCCGCCGCCAGCGCCAGCGCACAGCGCGAGCACGGCGAGGCCGAGAACTACGTGATGGCCGCGCTGAAGCAGGCGCCCGACCAGTCGCGCGTGCTGGCCGCCGCCGGCCGCGTTTACCGCAACGCCGGCGAAAGCCGCAAGGCCGAGCAGTACCTGCGCGCGGCGGTCGAAGCCGAGCGGCAGGTTGCCTCGACTGGCTTCGCCGGGCCGGGCGGCATGGCGTCGCAGATGCCGCCCGCCAACCCGTTCGCGGGCATGACCGGCGGTGCGCCGAGCGCGGCCGTGCCGACGGGTTATCCGCCGGCGGCCGGAGGCAATCCGTTCGCGCAGGCACGCTCGCAGCCGGTGTCTTATCCGGTCGCGGCGAATTCGGCTTATCCGGCCTACCCTGCGGCTGCATACCCTGCCGGCGCCTATCCCGCCGCCTACCCGGCTGCCCCGATGGCGGCAGCACCGGGTGCGCTGCCGTGGGGCGCCGCGCCCGCCGCAACATCGAATACCAAGGGCCGCACCACCGCCGCCACGCGCACCGCGCGCAACAGCAAGGCCGCCAACAACACGCCGCAG
This region includes:
- the bcsD gene encoding cellulose biosynthesis protein BcsD codes for the protein METAATFIQYYERNSCSSQWLEFNRGMAAELSAGLPPEDLRQLFFRIGQRLAHALPIPPCSTLGELEAEFNARWDSIDWGFSTLSEDADCLFITHACSPIATAFGPEATDWSVGFFEGIYQAWFDSQRMPSSLRVQAFPPDAQAGHRIDLRLSKAQA
- the bcsR gene encoding BcsR/BcsP family cellulose biosynthesis protein, which produces MSQDEPTPEDIAGLFRKFGGDAHDYKEFAPPEAEEEAPRAWPLLTGAKIERPAAPAPAPFVAAPVQAVPPPPFAAAPQPRVEPVLRPLPPIPAPAPLAAPAPAPSAPLLARTPFAPPRAQPPVAQQPATGNETAPTPLSQLFARLAAPQPPAAPPGPMSRWRRPT
- the bcsQ gene encoding cellulose biosynthesis protein BcsQ; the protein is MVVIPVISSKGGVGKTTIAANLCTALASRGQQVLAIDLDPQNALRFHIASDPHACDTGLVEAATGMMPWARAIRAAHGGVMLLPFGDVDDERQITFEHQLSRHPLWLAETLARFSLPDGTLVLLDTPPGPTVYLQQALRAANICVIPVLADAGSFATLPIIERLVDKYCRPRADYAGSAYVVNQVDPGKRLNHDVFEMLRQRLRPELLGMLHLDQSVPEALASAVPVHRYAPMSQATQDIASCAEHLLERIAAARQAPRSMESTR
- the bcsB gene encoding cellulose biosynthesis cyclic di-GMP-binding regulatory protein BcsB, with amino-acid sequence MTISQFAHRRVVPSAMVAIALATLSVTGGTSAQPRPPVAPAPAAPAPVLPGAPATVAPAAAVNATPIAGAVRELNLTQLGIDYAIQLRGISGTVGIPFNVRADELVTAASFKLNYAYSPSLIPELSHLKVTVNDVLVATLPVNRADAGKPQTADIPIDRRLITEFNRINVELIGHYTRECEDPAHTSLWARVDASSTLKLTVSPLKLTNDLAALPQPFFDRRDVRRARIPFVFGGADTAPMLEAAGVLSSWFGSLADYRGATFPVSHGDLPAGHAVVFVTPESNIPGLTLPSIQGPSLAVVDNPQDASGKLLLVMGRNPADIRTAAAALALNSKAFAGAQAAVTAFQEPPVRKPYDAPRWVPSDRALQLGELATAGELSVTGYNPDVVRVNLQLPPDLFTWRSRGIPLDLQYRYTPRVRPDQSTLNVNVNDNFVGGLPLRSANPAGDRWWNPLAVKLMPDGTLAEHKEVILPPLAMGPRSQLRLHYYFEPVGGRCVPQLDNVRGAIDPTSKIDVSGFPHFIAMPELAAYANGGFPFSRMADLSDTAVVLPDQPSDTDTETYLGLLGQIGRSTGYPALRVKVGRSAEAGQWADKDLLVIGNLQSQPLFTQWADKMPLKRNGNAPELKLNSWIDNAIDFVIGARTREDLPGSMQIAVSDDGRDAVLAGFESPLRSGRSVIAAITNPDSKEALLNALMTPDLLKRVQGSMTIVRDTQVNSVLGGDTYYVGRLPPLTWLQWNLSRSPLILAALVIVLALLGAAVSYAGLQIRARRRLSVNKSK
- the bcsZ gene encoding cellulose synthase complex periplasmic endoglucanase BcsZ, with protein sequence MRRSPTSRPPDSPLAGRRSLLAAAGLALALPKMASAAPAATTVAQAPAPAPAPAPASNAAATPAAATCHPATDWAAFAARHIQPDGRVIDFNTAQQQSTSEGQSYALFFALVHNDRDIFARVLAWTEANLAGGSLAKQLPAWQWGRKPEGGWGVLDANAASDSDLWISYALMEAGRLWNDNRYRTLGRSLLAMVVRDEVISLPGLGRMLLPWPKSVASGPQWRLNPSYMPLQLLRYFQQADPTGPWHEVTDNTLRMFGGVTPKGFAPDWCAWSQDARAFVADPQKGVTGSYDAIRVYLWAGMLSDKDPARKMLLAQLRGPRLLLADKQPVPEYVDTVTGVVRGMAPLGFSGALLPYLKALDETDALATQVARVPGGRAALPPTATTSAAAPAPLPYYEQVLLLFGQAWLDGRYEFGRNGQLQTSWRTLCRPNRPA
- a CDS encoding cellulose synthase subunit BcsC-related outer membrane protein: MPSQSTGLKPKRPPSFRTQQWLACIGMLAALGTGGQAFAQADANAALIEQGNYWQAQGRADLAEESWKKLLSVNPQSADAMYGMAQVELSRNNAEQVRTWTARLRTAHPNDPRVARLQQQAQQPGQQGGTLQRARAAARAGRSGEAVELYRSLFDNRPPPEAVALEYYQALAGTPQGVNEGLKGLEQLVKDHPDNTSYRLALAQQKTYSEPTRRAGIRELVELTKQPAVATAARAAWRQALIWLDARAPDIPLYQDYLSNNQSDAAVAARLETLTTAKTAAANAPDIPVGEGFKALERGDAGTAEQRFQQALRTKADDTEALGGLGLVRMRQERFGEAQELLERAVRAGATKWNSALQSANYWVLVGQARAAQGKNDLRGAQSLYERAVRIDPREPVGQNALADLRAAAGDFAQAEQGYKRVLESRPQNTQALRGLISVYGQTGRPDEALALSRRLTPEQATQMGGLRDIQVEQARNRARQQADAGDAAGAQRTLEDAMLAAPDSPWVRLDLANIYRKQGMVSEARGVMEGLLMSQPDMPDALYASALLASETGDSAAGIQYLERIPAGSRTRDMAALQRRLWAQSQAARALALARQGQVDAARGVLAQAESALSADMPAELWGQLAGAYAEIGDAPRALAMSRQLLARSPTPSIGDRLLYASVLLKTKQDIELSAVLRQLAGVNMTASQRNDFDSLRIAFALRQTDALREAGNLEAAYNAMAPVLAERPNDPQAMAALARLYSAARDEGQALALYQRILQRNPTDLDTLLAAAASASAQREHGEAENYVMAALKQAPDQSRVLAAAGRVYRNAGESRKAEQYLRAAVEAERQVASTGFAGPGGMASQMPPANPFAGMTGGAPSAAVPTGYPPAAGGNPFAQARSQPVSYPVAANSAYPAYPAAAYPAGAYPAAYPAAPMAAAPGALPWGAAPAATSNTKGRTTAATRTARNSKAANNTPQASAYVAQPGGQPVYIPQAQPAGYPQQQAGYPAPGYPPAAYPSANAAYAQANTPPRSEPSWNAPLRTAPAPANSLQSELQDLESQRAVSLTAGTVFRNRAGEAGLSQLSDFQLPIQARFPVGEGKIVVGVTPTVVDAGTPSSTYSTASRFGGGPTAFYNSIASQTTPGQQNAAGVGLNVGYEGKNFEGGIGTTPLGFPTTNVVGNATFKGSFGDSWNYKADISRRAVTDSVLSFAGAKDGRTGDRWGGVVATGVRGDIGYDDGTYGIYSYLAAHSLTGKNVASNSRVETGGGAYLHLLDSPGSKLTLGMNIGLMGYQKNLSYYTFGQGGYFSPQSFVSVAFPVDWTGRASRFSWRVNASLGVQSFTQKSSPYFPTDPSRNADAQRVADGALALGLSSAVYNGMYPSSSKTGLAYNFGAVLEYQLAPKMFLGGALGFNNAQNYRQFTGSMYLRYVFGGSNNLGVPSLGGGTSLSPMVSPYTPLL